A single Candidatus Liberibacter asiaticus DNA region contains:
- the rpsU gene encoding 30S ribosomal protein S21 has protein sequence MYVLVRDNNVEQALRVLKKKMQGEGVLRELKMRGHYEKPSQKRVRLKSEAIRRSRKLMRKIAQREGAPVSRLRQHR, from the coding sequence GTGTATGTACTGGTGCGTGATAATAATGTTGAGCAAGCTTTGCGTGTTTTGAAAAAAAAGATGCAGGGAGAAGGTGTATTGCGTGAACTGAAGATGCGTGGTCACTATGAAAAGCCTTCCCAGAAGCGCGTAAGATTGAAATCTGAGGCGATTCGTCGTAGTCGAAAATTGATGCGTAAAATAGCTCAGCGTGAAGGCGCTCCTGTATCTAGATTGCGACAACATAGATGA
- the greA gene encoding transcription elongation factor GreA, giving the protein MVDKIPVTSKGFDKIQQELRWRQQEERPRIIKAISEARAYGDLSENAEYQAAKELQNLNEGRMAELENIITRAEVIDISTMSGDRIAFGATVSLVEKNSGDKKNYQIVGDQEAGVQSGLVSISSPIARALIGKELGDIISVNAPGGEKTYEILQVLWI; this is encoded by the coding sequence ATGGTCGATAAAATTCCTGTAACATCTAAGGGTTTTGATAAAATCCAACAAGAATTGCGTTGGAGACAACAAGAAGAACGCCCTCGAATTATCAAGGCTATATCAGAGGCTCGTGCATACGGAGATCTCTCAGAAAATGCTGAATATCAAGCTGCAAAAGAGTTGCAGAATCTGAACGAAGGAAGAATGGCTGAGCTCGAAAACATCATAACACGTGCAGAGGTAATCGATATTTCAACAATGTCTGGAGATAGAATTGCATTTGGAGCAACTGTTTCCCTTGTAGAGAAAAATTCAGGAGATAAAAAGAATTATCAAATTGTTGGAGATCAAGAAGCCGGCGTACAATCTGGACTTGTTTCAATATCATCTCCAATTGCAAGAGCCCTCATTGGAAAAGAATTGGGAGATATCATCTCAGTAAACGCCCCTGGAGGAGAAAAAACTTATGAGATTCTACAAGTTCTATGGATATAG
- a CDS encoding pyridoxine 5'-phosphate synthase: protein MSTSVSVNLNAVAVLRNRRNLPWPNLVHIGKIALQSGASGLTVHPRPDQRHIRYTDLPEIRRLIDEQFPKAELNIEGYPNETFLNLCERYKPEQITLVPDDPHQLTSDHGWDFLQNQALLTKTVARLHNLGSRISLFADGNGNEHSLQAAKLTGADCIELYTGPYGACYNNPQQERIFLNKLAITAQLAQKMDLQINAGHDLTIQNIPNLINAIPYISEISVGHAFAATALECGVKEAVFCFRRACGQHLDNTMRLTHPVK, encoded by the coding sequence ATGTCTACTAGCGTATCTGTTAATCTGAATGCAGTTGCTGTACTTCGCAATCGTCGCAATCTCCCATGGCCAAACTTAGTGCATATCGGGAAAATCGCACTTCAATCTGGAGCTTCCGGCTTGACGGTACACCCGCGCCCAGATCAACGTCATATCCGGTATACGGATTTACCTGAGATTCGTCGCTTGATCGATGAACAATTTCCAAAAGCAGAATTGAACATTGAGGGATACCCCAATGAAACATTCCTTAACTTATGCGAGCGTTACAAACCCGAGCAAATTACTCTTGTCCCGGATGATCCTCACCAACTTACTTCTGATCATGGATGGGATTTTTTACAAAATCAGGCACTGCTTACAAAGACTGTTGCTAGGTTACATAATTTAGGCTCTAGAATTTCTCTTTTCGCTGATGGAAATGGAAATGAACACTCTCTCCAAGCAGCTAAATTAACGGGCGCTGATTGCATTGAACTCTACACTGGACCCTATGGAGCATGCTATAACAATCCTCAACAAGAAAGGATTTTCCTAAACAAACTAGCCATTACAGCCCAACTCGCACAGAAAATGGACTTGCAAATCAATGCTGGACATGATCTTACAATACAAAATATACCAAATTTGATAAATGCTATCCCATATATCTCTGAAATTTCGGTAGGTCATGCATTCGCGGCTACTGCTTTAGAATGTGGTGTAAAAGAGGCGGTGTTTTGTTTTCGTCGTGCCTGTGGCCAACACCTAGACAATACAATGCGCTTAACCCACCCAGTAAAATAA
- a CDS encoding D-alanyl-D-alanine carboxypeptidase family protein: protein MRQFLVIIAMAMLSNIFPFLSIAETNKLPYYTLLDTNTGHVIAENYPDHPWNPASLTKLMTAYVVFSFLKEKKAMLTTPITISKNASEYPPSNSTFKKGSTMTLDNALKLLIVKSANDIAVAIAESLCKTEKKFVQHMNNTSKNLGLSATHFMNAHGVVQHGHYTTARDMAILSWRIKTDFPQYMHYFQIKGLEIKGKKYPNTNWAVGTFLGADGMKTGFTCASGFNIVASAIQGDQSLIAVILGALDRNTRNKVSASLLSMGFYNKTDRKKINYIIKDFYQQNLSNEVPNISEEVCTTQKEIINYNTQMKEAKDKESHFIDFEKITLLKNKITKK from the coding sequence ATGAGACAATTTCTGGTAATAATAGCTATGGCGATGTTGAGTAATATTTTTCCTTTTTTATCTATTGCAGAAACGAATAAACTTCCTTATTACACATTGCTAGATACTAATACTGGTCATGTAATAGCAGAAAATTATCCCGATCACCCTTGGAATCCAGCATCTCTCACAAAGTTAATGACTGCCTACGTGGTTTTTTCTTTCCTTAAAGAGAAAAAAGCTATGCTCACGACACCCATAACTATTAGTAAAAATGCATCCGAATACCCCCCCTCAAATAGCACCTTTAAGAAAGGTAGCACAATGACCCTCGACAATGCCTTAAAACTTCTTATTGTAAAATCAGCAAATGACATCGCCGTCGCGATCGCTGAATCTCTCTGTAAAACAGAAAAAAAATTTGTACAACACATGAATAACACCTCTAAAAATCTGGGATTATCTGCAACTCATTTCATGAATGCTCATGGAGTAGTCCAACACGGACATTATACAACAGCACGCGATATGGCCATATTATCTTGGAGAATCAAAACTGATTTTCCCCAATATATGCATTATTTTCAAATAAAAGGACTAGAGATAAAAGGAAAAAAATATCCTAACACTAACTGGGCAGTCGGCACATTTTTAGGAGCAGATGGAATGAAAACCGGTTTTACATGTGCCTCTGGTTTCAACATCGTTGCTTCTGCGATTCAAGGAGATCAATCCCTAATCGCAGTTATTTTAGGCGCTTTAGATCGAAATACACGTAATAAAGTATCCGCATCACTACTATCGATGGGATTCTATAACAAAACCGATCGAAAAAAAATCAACTATATAATCAAGGACTTTTATCAACAAAACTTATCAAATGAAGTTCCTAACATTTCCGAGGAAGTTTGCACTACACAAAAGGAAATTATAAATTACAATACGCAAATGAAAGAAGCAAAGGATAAAGAATCCCATTTTATAGATTTTGAAAAAATAACTTTATTAAAAAACAAAATAACAAAAAAATAA
- a CDS encoding quinone-dependent dihydroorotate dehydrogenase: MLSILHKLALRGLTHLDPEIAHHLSIVALKSGLLSFFPVHSDPRLNTKVAGISLSNPLGMAAGYDKNAEVPIELLKLGFGFVEIGTVTPHPQAGNPRPRVFRLTKDRAIINKLGFNNAGYHTVFSRLSKIQPTSPIGINLGANKDSKDFILDYVSGIRLFFTIASYFTINISSPNTPGLRSLQKKKNLERLLIHVMQTREEEKIKTGKFVPIFLKISPDLSEEELDDIAVEVLSHKVEGIIVSNTTLSRKGVQCSDNHEQDGGLSGSPLFLKSTIALAKIRQRVGPKIAIIGTGGISSTKDALDKIMAGANLIQLYSAMIYEGISLPKRIIQGLSDFLNKENEVNFENIRGSYTEYWAKKEV; this comes from the coding sequence TTGCTTAGCATTTTGCATAAATTAGCATTACGCGGTTTAACACACTTAGACCCTGAAATAGCCCATCATTTATCGATTGTCGCCCTAAAATCAGGATTATTATCTTTCTTCCCTGTACACAGTGATCCTCGCCTCAATACAAAGGTTGCTGGCATATCACTTTCTAATCCTCTAGGAATGGCGGCAGGATATGACAAGAATGCTGAAGTTCCTATAGAATTATTAAAACTTGGATTCGGGTTTGTAGAAATCGGAACTGTTACTCCCCATCCTCAAGCGGGCAATCCACGTCCGAGAGTTTTTCGATTGACTAAAGATCGAGCAATAATCAATAAACTCGGATTCAATAATGCAGGATATCATACGGTTTTTTCACGCCTTTCTAAAATACAACCTACTTCCCCTATTGGAATAAATCTTGGAGCGAATAAAGATAGCAAAGACTTTATCCTAGATTATGTATCAGGCATCCGTCTTTTTTTTACAATTGCCTCTTATTTTACCATTAATATTTCATCTCCTAATACGCCAGGTCTGCGCAGTCTGCAGAAAAAGAAAAATCTTGAAAGATTGCTTATCCACGTCATGCAAACAAGAGAGGAAGAAAAAATAAAAACAGGCAAATTTGTACCGATATTTCTTAAAATATCTCCAGATCTATCTGAAGAAGAATTAGATGATATAGCCGTCGAAGTTCTTTCTCATAAGGTAGAAGGGATCATTGTATCCAATACCACCCTCTCTCGAAAGGGAGTACAATGTTCTGACAACCACGAGCAAGATGGAGGATTATCTGGCTCTCCTCTTTTTCTAAAATCCACTATAGCCCTTGCAAAAATAAGACAGCGTGTTGGACCTAAAATAGCCATTATTGGAACTGGAGGAATATCTTCTACAAAAGATGCTCTTGATAAAATAATGGCAGGAGCAAATCTCATACAACTTTATTCGGCAATGATTTATGAAGGAATCTCATTACCCAAACGTATTATCCAAGGATTATCTGACTTTCTGAACAAGGAAAACGAAGTAAACTTTGAAAATATCCGAGGATCTTATACCGAATATTGGGCAAAGAAAGAAGTATAA
- a CDS encoding GcrA family cell cycle regulator — protein sequence MVWTVERIDKLKKFWSEGLSASQIAVQLGGVTRNAVIGKLHRLFLSNRVKVNENKQSDGNRKNVTLGSTSPKTRQSSNVYICEPVLKGQLPVVRSKRKSKSMEKNNTISSGIVLPISRCLRLMELTDNTCKWPLGDPFGKDFSFCGSDVCNDSPYCDYHKKLAYQRVNDRRKVQANSE from the coding sequence ATGGTCTGGACTGTTGAAAGAATTGATAAACTTAAAAAATTTTGGTCAGAAGGGTTGAGTGCTAGCCAAATTGCTGTGCAGTTGGGGGGGGTGACTCGTAATGCTGTTATTGGTAAATTACATAGGTTATTTCTGTCTAATCGCGTAAAGGTGAATGAAAATAAGCAATCTGATGGTAATCGTAAAAATGTAACTTTGGGTTCTACGTCTCCCAAAACTAGACAATCCTCCAATGTTTATATCTGCGAGCCTGTTTTAAAAGGACAGCTCCCAGTTGTTAGGTCTAAACGGAAATCAAAATCTATGGAGAAGAATAATACAATTTCTTCAGGAATTGTACTGCCTATCTCGCGTTGTTTAAGGTTGATGGAGCTAACGGATAATACCTGTAAATGGCCTTTGGGAGATCCTTTTGGAAAAGATTTTTCTTTTTGTGGAAGCGATGTGTGCAATGATTCCCCATATTGTGATTACCATAAAAAGCTCGCATACCAACGGGTAAATGATCGCCGTAAAGTTCAGGCAAATTCAGAATGA
- the argF gene encoding ornithine carbamoyltransferase: MTYPKHFADLSNISSSNLSCIIEVAKKIKNSSENIFENKPLSGKVLAMIFEKPSTRTRVSFEVAMKHLGGDTIFLSGSEMQLGRAETIGDTAKVLSRYVDAIVMRTTNHSRLLELTEYATVPVINALTDNTHPCQIIADIMTFEEHRGSVKGKLFSWSGDGNNILHSLIEGAARFNYLLNIATPIGSEPRNEYLNWARNQGASVALFHDAVQAVKGAHCVFTDTWISMNQEFKAREEHVFQPFQVNLSLMSMAHPDALFMHCLPAHRGEEVINEVLDGPQSVVFDEAENRLHTQKAILLWCFGII, translated from the coding sequence ATGACCTATCCAAAACACTTCGCTGATTTGTCAAATATCTCGTCATCAAATCTCTCTTGTATCATCGAGGTCGCAAAAAAAATTAAAAATTCATCAGAAAATATTTTTGAGAATAAGCCTTTATCCGGGAAAGTGTTAGCAATGATTTTCGAGAAACCATCCACACGTACTCGCGTTTCTTTCGAAGTAGCCATGAAACATCTCGGTGGAGACACAATATTTTTATCAGGATCAGAAATGCAACTTGGGAGAGCTGAAACAATCGGAGACACAGCAAAAGTTTTATCTCGTTATGTCGACGCTATTGTAATGCGTACAACTAATCATTCGCGCCTTTTGGAATTAACAGAATATGCCACAGTACCTGTAATCAACGCTCTGACTGATAATACCCATCCTTGTCAAATTATAGCTGATATCATGACGTTTGAGGAACACCGCGGGTCAGTAAAAGGAAAACTTTTTTCTTGGAGTGGAGATGGAAACAATATACTACACTCCCTCATAGAAGGGGCAGCACGCTTTAACTATCTCTTAAATATCGCAACTCCTATAGGCTCAGAGCCTCGGAATGAATACTTGAACTGGGCAAGAAATCAAGGAGCTTCTGTAGCACTATTCCATGATGCTGTACAAGCCGTTAAAGGTGCTCATTGCGTTTTTACAGACACATGGATCTCTATGAATCAAGAATTTAAAGCCCGCGAAGAACACGTATTTCAACCCTTTCAAGTAAATCTTTCACTTATGTCTATGGCTCATCCCGATGCATTATTTATGCACTGCTTACCTGCGCACCGAGGTGAAGAAGTAATAAATGAAGTTCTGGATGGTCCTCAATCGGTGGTCTTTGATGAAGCTGAAAATCGACTGCATACACAAAAAGCGATTTTATTGTGGTGTTTTGGCATAATTTGA
- the carB gene encoding carbamoyl-phosphate synthase large subunit, whose protein sequence is MPKRQDLKTLLIIGAGPIVIGQACEFDYSGTQACKALKEEGYRIILVNSNPATIMTDPDLADATYTEPITPEVVAKIIEKERPDAILPTTGGQTALNTALSLKRMGVLDRYGVEMIGAKPETIDKAEDRSLFSKAMQNIPLATPKSILANATDIKEHDRKLHEEERENLKKTLSKEELDAALYALELKWNLEENDRKHRYICHAMAVAVQALDEIGLPLIIRPSFTLGGTGGGIAYNRSEFLEIVENGLHASPTTEVLIEESVLGWKEYELEMMRDIKGNCIVVCSIENLDPMGVHTGDSITVAPALTLTDKEYQLMRNAAIAVLKEIGVESGGANVQFAVNPKNGKMVVIEMNPRVSRSSALASKATGFPIAKIAAKLAVGYTLDELGNDITGGKTPASFEPSIDYIVTKIPRFTFEKFPGSDVTLTTSMKSVGEVMAIGRTFAESLQKALRGLETGLTGLDEIHIPSMESDNDPNALRSAISIPCPDRLRTVAQALRLGVSVEETHQSSNIDPWFIQQIKMIVDVEHRIREHGLPKDFQNLQAIKAMGFSDARLSILSGIPCNEIRKIRHQMGLHPVFKCVDTCAGEFSSPTSYMYSTYETNFINKPVSEDKVSDRKKIVILGGGPNRIGQGIEFDYCCCHASFSLKEAGFETIMINCNPETVSTDYDIADRLYFESLTEEDILEILRVEQQKGELVGIIVQFGGQTPLKLSKILEKNQIPILGTQPDSIDLAEDRDRFQKLLMELDLNQPRNGISHSVEHARLIACEIGFPLLIRPSYVLGGRAMQIVYSENMLQDYLLDTLPGLVSEEIKRQYPNDKTGQINTLLGTHPLLFDSYLSDAMEIDVDALCQNDQVIVVGIIEHIEEAGIHSGDSACSLPSRSLSQQLKDELISQTKALAGALNVIGLINVQYAIKDGKIYILEVNPRASRTVPFIAKAIGFPVAKVAARIIAGESLDASIAAYGKRPDLSQIKHFAVKESVFPFNKFPGVDILLGPEMRSTGEVIGIDQDFPLAFAKSQLGIGVDLPHEGTVFVSVRDADKKRIVPIIQNFKKLGFKIMATEGTARFLESHGLETQKINKVLEGRPHIEDAISNRQVHLVINTTEGKKAIEDSKSLRRATLIRKIPYYTTIAGADAVFQAIQALKAGNLEVHSLQSYRYN, encoded by the coding sequence ATGCCTAAACGTCAAGACTTGAAAACACTTCTCATCATTGGAGCAGGCCCGATTGTAATCGGACAGGCGTGTGAATTTGACTATTCTGGGACCCAAGCTTGTAAAGCCTTGAAAGAAGAGGGATATAGAATTATCCTAGTTAACTCCAATCCTGCAACCATTATGACAGATCCAGATCTAGCAGATGCCACCTATACCGAACCTATTACACCAGAAGTTGTGGCAAAAATTATAGAAAAAGAACGCCCTGATGCGATTCTACCGACGACAGGAGGACAGACCGCTCTCAACACAGCACTTTCACTGAAACGAATGGGAGTGCTTGATCGTTATGGAGTTGAAATGATTGGAGCCAAACCGGAGACTATTGATAAAGCCGAAGACAGATCTCTTTTCAGCAAAGCAATGCAAAATATTCCCTTGGCGACTCCAAAATCAATTCTTGCAAATGCTACTGATATTAAAGAACATGACCGTAAGCTTCATGAAGAAGAACGGGAAAATCTGAAAAAAACTCTTTCAAAAGAAGAACTTGATGCGGCGCTATACGCCCTTGAACTTAAGTGGAATTTGGAAGAAAATGATAGGAAACATCGTTATATTTGCCATGCGATGGCTGTTGCTGTGCAAGCTCTCGATGAAATTGGACTGCCTCTTATTATTCGCCCTTCTTTCACTCTTGGTGGCACAGGGGGTGGTATAGCCTATAATCGATCCGAATTCTTGGAAATCGTTGAAAACGGACTGCACGCTTCTCCAACCACCGAGGTTCTAATAGAAGAATCTGTTTTGGGATGGAAAGAATACGAACTTGAAATGATGCGCGATATAAAAGGCAATTGCATTGTCGTCTGTTCAATTGAGAACCTTGATCCTATGGGCGTCCATACTGGAGATTCAATTACAGTAGCACCTGCCCTAACCTTAACGGATAAAGAATACCAATTAATGCGCAATGCTGCAATTGCCGTACTCAAAGAAATTGGAGTGGAGAGTGGGGGAGCAAATGTACAGTTTGCCGTAAATCCAAAAAATGGGAAAATGGTCGTAATCGAGATGAATCCCAGAGTATCTCGTTCTTCTGCATTAGCTTCCAAAGCAACAGGTTTCCCGATTGCAAAAATTGCAGCAAAATTGGCCGTTGGTTATACTCTAGATGAGCTCGGCAATGATATTACTGGAGGCAAGACCCCTGCTTCTTTCGAACCTTCCATAGATTATATCGTCACAAAGATTCCGCGCTTTACTTTCGAAAAATTCCCAGGATCAGATGTAACTTTAACAACCTCCATGAAATCTGTTGGAGAAGTAATGGCAATAGGCCGTACGTTTGCTGAATCTCTACAAAAGGCGTTACGCGGACTTGAAACTGGTCTTACTGGATTAGATGAAATTCATATTCCTTCAATGGAATCAGATAACGACCCAAATGCACTTCGTTCTGCTATTAGCATACCCTGTCCAGATAGATTGCGCACGGTAGCACAAGCGTTACGTCTAGGTGTTAGCGTAGAAGAAACACATCAAAGCTCTAATATTGACCCTTGGTTCATTCAACAAATCAAAATGATCGTTGACGTGGAACATCGTATTCGGGAACACGGTCTTCCAAAAGATTTTCAAAATCTTCAGGCTATCAAAGCAATGGGATTTTCTGATGCCAGATTATCAATCTTATCCGGCATTCCTTGTAACGAAATAAGGAAAATACGACATCAAATGGGTTTACACCCTGTGTTCAAGTGCGTTGACACTTGTGCCGGTGAATTTTCATCACCTACTTCTTATATGTATTCTACTTATGAAACCAATTTTATCAATAAGCCAGTATCTGAAGATAAAGTATCTGATCGCAAGAAAATTGTGATTCTTGGAGGGGGACCTAATCGCATTGGGCAGGGCATTGAATTTGACTATTGTTGTTGTCACGCTTCTTTTTCTTTGAAAGAGGCGGGATTTGAAACAATTATGATCAATTGTAATCCTGAAACTGTATCAACAGATTATGATATTGCGGACAGATTATATTTTGAATCATTGACTGAAGAGGACATTCTTGAAATTTTACGCGTAGAGCAACAAAAGGGAGAATTGGTAGGGATCATCGTGCAATTTGGAGGACAGACACCGTTAAAACTCTCTAAAATACTGGAAAAAAATCAAATACCTATCCTCGGCACACAACCTGATTCTATTGATTTAGCGGAAGATCGCGATCGTTTCCAAAAGCTGTTAATGGAATTAGATCTTAATCAACCTAGAAATGGCATTTCTCATTCTGTAGAACATGCACGATTGATAGCATGTGAAATTGGATTCCCTCTTTTGATTCGCCCATCTTATGTCTTAGGTGGCCGTGCTATGCAAATTGTATACTCTGAAAATATGTTACAAGATTATCTTCTTGATACGCTTCCTGGACTCGTTTCAGAAGAAATAAAACGACAATATCCCAATGATAAAACTGGACAGATTAATACTCTTTTAGGAACACATCCTCTGTTGTTTGATAGCTATTTATCCGATGCTATGGAAATAGATGTAGATGCTTTATGTCAAAATGATCAAGTTATCGTAGTTGGAATTATAGAGCATATCGAAGAAGCGGGGATTCATTCTGGAGATTCCGCTTGTTCTTTGCCATCTCGTTCACTCTCACAACAACTAAAAGATGAGTTGATTTCTCAAACTAAAGCTTTGGCTGGTGCTCTCAATGTTATAGGACTGATTAACGTCCAATATGCCATTAAAGACGGAAAAATTTACATTTTAGAAGTTAATCCCCGCGCATCACGTACAGTACCTTTTATTGCCAAGGCAATTGGATTTCCAGTTGCAAAAGTTGCTGCCCGTATTATCGCGGGGGAGAGCCTTGATGCATCTATAGCAGCTTATGGAAAAAGACCAGATTTATCCCAGATAAAGCACTTCGCAGTAAAGGAATCGGTTTTCCCTTTTAATAAATTTCCAGGAGTCGACATTCTTCTTGGTCCTGAGATGCGCTCGACTGGAGAAGTCATTGGTATTGATCAAGACTTCCCTCTAGCATTTGCAAAATCACAGTTAGGAATTGGAGTTGATCTTCCTCATGAAGGAACTGTTTTTGTTTCTGTTCGTGATGCGGATAAGAAGCGCATTGTTCCCATCATCCAAAATTTTAAAAAGCTAGGGTTTAAAATCATGGCAACCGAAGGAACAGCCCGCTTTTTAGAATCTCATGGATTGGAAACACAAAAAATCAATAAAGTGCTAGAAGGTAGACCGCATATTGAAGATGCCATAAGCAATCGCCAAGTTCACTTGGTGATTAATACTACCGAAGGGAAAAAAGCCATCGAGGATTCCAAATCACTGCGAAGAGCAACTTTGATTAGGAAGATACCATATTACACAACCATTGCAGGGGCAGATGCGGTATTTCAAGCTATTCAAGCACTCAAAGCAGGTAATCTTGAAGTTCATAGCCTGCAAAGCTATCGCTATAACTAA
- a CDS encoding tetratricopeptide repeat protein has protein sequence MYLPSWISDKFGCGFLRSSKRRGYYSLLSVLVVSVILLIEGCSSLFPSMGRRVNIDSLTAVIRAHPSDPEGYNVRGVVYGMNGDFEKALLDFQSALDLNPRYYKVYANRALIRYKMGDVPMAIRDYGTALKINPDYDVAYIGRGNIYRDERYSDLQKAFADFDRAIQLKTSDGRAWYGRALVYQMRGEYEKSIEDFSQAISLYSSISPDYYNGRGISYLATKNYDSALEDFKFAINLDPKKASFWFNGGMVYEMQGSYANAVKYYKKALSVDSRYYRAKNGILRISQDLSSTVNEVNE, from the coding sequence TTGTATCTTCCTAGTTGGATCAGCGATAAGTTTGGTTGTGGATTTTTAAGGTCTTCCAAAAGACGGGGGTATTATTCCCTTCTATCTGTTTTAGTTGTTAGTGTAATATTATTGATAGAAGGTTGTTCTTCTCTTTTTCCGTCGATGGGTAGACGTGTTAACATTGATTCCCTAACAGCCGTTATACGTGCACATCCCAGTGATCCTGAGGGGTACAATGTGCGAGGTGTTGTTTATGGGATGAACGGAGACTTTGAAAAAGCATTGCTGGATTTTCAAAGTGCTTTGGATTTGAATCCTCGGTATTACAAGGTATATGCAAATCGTGCTCTGATTCGGTATAAAATGGGGGATGTCCCCATGGCAATCAGAGATTATGGAACTGCTTTAAAAATTAATCCAGATTACGATGTGGCTTACATAGGGCGGGGTAATATTTATCGCGATGAGCGGTATAGTGATTTACAAAAGGCATTTGCTGATTTTGATCGTGCAATACAGTTGAAAACCTCTGATGGACGTGCATGGTATGGCCGTGCTCTTGTATACCAAATGCGTGGAGAGTATGAGAAGTCCATTGAAGATTTTTCTCAAGCGATATCGTTGTATTCCTCCATATCGCCGGACTATTATAATGGACGGGGTATTTCTTATTTGGCTACCAAAAATTATGATAGCGCCTTAGAGGATTTTAAATTTGCCATCAACCTTGATCCTAAAAAAGCTAGTTTTTGGTTCAATGGAGGCATGGTATACGAAATGCAGGGTTCTTATGCGAATGCAGTGAAGTATTACAAAAAGGCATTATCTGTTGATTCAAGATATTATAGGGCGAAAAATGGGATATTAAGAATAAGTCAAGACTTGAGCTCAACAGTCAATGAGGTTAATGAATAA
- a CDS encoding aspartate aminotransferase family protein, which yields MNKNDFLFNTYDQSDIRFEKGKGAWLFSENGIPFLDFASGIAVNSLGHSHPELVAILKSQSEKLWHVSNLYQSTQQEIFANHLIHSTFADRVFFTNSGAESVECAIKTARRYHYMAGKTNKFRIVTFEGAFHGRTLATISAGGKLQYLEGFGPKIEGFDQAKFCDLQSLKNQISNDTAAILIEPIQGEGGVRKVPEEFLQQLRKICDDIDALLIFDEVQTGYGRTGKLFAYEWANVKPDIMTIAKGMGGGFPIGACLATNEVAACMNQGSHGSTYGGNVLAMVLGEKVLNIIQSDGFLENVINIAKILFEGLTAIKNRFPNMFLEVRGQGLLIGLKTVFSPALLAAKFRDECLLTAPSSDNVVRILPPLTITAEEIHEGLERIERTAIKLSH from the coding sequence ATGAATAAAAATGATTTTTTATTTAACACGTATGATCAATCAGATATTCGTTTTGAAAAAGGAAAAGGTGCATGGCTCTTTTCCGAAAATGGAATCCCTTTTCTGGATTTTGCATCTGGTATTGCAGTTAATTCCCTTGGGCATTCACATCCAGAATTAGTTGCAATACTCAAATCACAATCTGAAAAACTCTGGCATGTTTCGAATCTTTATCAGTCAACGCAACAAGAGATTTTTGCAAATCATCTAATACACAGTACTTTTGCCGATAGAGTTTTTTTTACTAATTCAGGAGCTGAATCAGTGGAATGTGCCATCAAAACAGCACGTCGCTATCACTATATGGCAGGTAAAACTAATAAATTTCGCATTGTGACATTTGAGGGAGCTTTTCATGGGCGTACCCTAGCAACAATTTCCGCAGGGGGGAAATTACAATATTTAGAAGGATTTGGCCCCAAAATAGAAGGGTTTGATCAGGCTAAATTTTGTGATCTCCAATCTCTTAAAAATCAAATTAGCAATGACACTGCCGCCATTTTAATAGAACCTATCCAAGGTGAGGGTGGCGTTCGAAAAGTGCCAGAAGAATTTTTACAACAACTGCGTAAAATTTGCGATGATATTGATGCTTTACTCATATTTGACGAGGTTCAAACAGGATATGGACGTACTGGCAAATTGTTTGCTTATGAATGGGCAAATGTTAAACCTGATATTATGACGATTGCTAAAGGGATGGGAGGCGGATTTCCCATAGGAGCGTGTTTAGCAACAAATGAAGTAGCTGCTTGTATGAATCAAGGATCTCATGGATCCACATATGGAGGCAATGTCTTGGCAATGGTATTAGGAGAAAAAGTTCTCAATATCATCCAATCCGATGGGTTTCTTGAAAATGTAATTAACATTGCTAAAATACTATTTGAAGGCTTGACTGCAATCAAAAATCGCTTTCCAAACATGTTCTTAGAGGTGCGGGGACAGGGGTTATTGATAGGATTAAAAACTGTATTTTCTCCTGCATTACTAGCAGCAAAATTCAGAGATGAATGTCTTTTAACCGCCCCATCTAGCGATAATGTGGTACGCATTCTCCCTCCTCTTACAATCACTGCAGAGGAAATTCATGAAGGATTAGAACGCATAGAACGCACTGCAATCAAGCTATCACACTAA